The following proteins are co-located in the Vigna unguiculata cultivar IT97K-499-35 chromosome 9, ASM411807v1, whole genome shotgun sequence genome:
- the LOC114162941 gene encoding QWRF motif-containing protein 2: MVEAAISTPKKLAPRYTSSSSSSSPRSPSPFTPKRSQSVERRRTGTSGATRTTTSSGKMLPTSAITRSLSVSFQGESFWITVNKAKPTTNIVSSPKLVAPRKSPLDGTSSPRGVINSRGQVSFIRPASPNKVSNAVAASSSSSSSSRGVSPLRLRNGASYNGFTNEPSVLSFAVDVKRGRVGENRIVEAHSLRLLHNRLLQWRFVNARADSDLSSQKSNAENCLYDAWASTTKLRQSVSSKRRELQLLKHKLKLVFILKKQMVYLEDWAILDEVYISSLAGAIEALKASTLRLPVVDGAKVDVHKVKDAVCSAVDIMKAMGSSICFFLPKVGYVNSLVVEVANLITQEHVLLDECRHLLSMVTTIQVRECSLRTHISQLKCLPEAQH, from the exons ATGGTAGAAGCTGCAATCTCCACGCCCAAAAAACTCGCGCCTCGTTACACCTCATCGTCGTCGTCGTCTTCTCCTCGGTCTCCGTCGCCATTCACGCCCAAACGATCACAGTCGGTGGAGCGAAGACGAACCGGCACTAGTGGCGCCACCCGCACGACGACGTCGTCTGGCAAAATGCTTCCAACTTCCGCAATAACACGAAGCCTATCCGTGTCGTTTCAGGGGGAGTCATTCTGGATCACCGTCAACAAAGCCAAACCGACAACGAACATCGTTTCCTCTCCCAAACTCGTCGCGCCGAGAAAATCGCCGTTGGACGGCACATCGTCTCCGCGAGGAGTTATAAATAGCAGGGGGCAGGTTTCTTTTATTCGTCCTGCTTCACCGAACAAGGTTTCTAATGCAGTGGCagcctcttcttcttcttcttcttcttccagaGGTGTGAGCCCCTTGAGGCTCAGAAACGGAGCGTCCTATAACGGTTTCACCAACGAGCCTTCTGTTTTGAGTTTTGCCGTTGATGTTAAGAGAGGGAGGGTGGGAGAGAACCGAATTGTGGAGGCGCATTCCCTGAGGCTTCTCCATAACCGCCTCTTGCAGTGGCGTTTTGTCAACGCCAGGGCAGATTCTGATCTCTCTTCACAGAAATCCAATGCTGAG aaTTGTCTGTATGATGCTTGGGCATCTACCACTAAACTACGACAATCTGTGAGTTCCAAAAGGAGAGAGCTACAATTGCTGAAGCATAAATTGAAGCTGGTTTTCATCCTCAAAAAGCAA ATGGTTTATTTGGAAGATTGGGCTATTTTGGATGAAGTTTACATAAGTTCACTTGCCGGAGCTATTGAAGCCTTAAAGGCTAGCACTCTCCGCCTCCCTGTTGTTGATGGGGCCAAG GTAGATGTACATAAAGTGAAGGATGCTGTTTGTTCAGCTGTGGATATAATGAAGGCCATGGGATCCTCCATATGCTTTTTCTTACCCAAG GTTGGATATGTAAATTCGTTGGTGGTCGAAGTTGCCAACTTGATTACACAGGAGCATGTTTTGCTTGATGAGTGCAGACACCTTTTATCAATGGTAACAACCATTCAG GTTAGAGAGTGTAGCCTTAGAACGCATATTTCACAACTGAAGTGCTTACCTGAAGCTCAACACTGA
- the LOC114164737 gene encoding zinc finger protein ZAT10-like, producing MALQALQSPTTANPSFSPFEEPNHTPWAKGKRSKRPRMDQQHPSCTEEEYLALCLIMLARGGSPAAAAAIPTASKPALSDNNPAKLTYKCSVCNKAFSSYQALGGHKASHRKLAGAAEDQPTSSSVTTTSASNGGGRTHECSICHKTFPTGQALGGHKRCHYEGSGGGNGGNSAVTASEGVGSTHTGSHRDFDLNLPAFPDFPTRFLAEEEVSSPHPSKKPRLNLTIPKIEIPRC from the coding sequence ATGGCTCTCCAAGCTCTTCAATCACCCACCACCGCTAACCCATCGTTTAGTCCCTTCGAAGAACCCAATCACACGCCTTGGGCAAAGGGAAAGCGTTCTAAGCGTCCCCGGATGGACCAACAACATCCTTCCTGCACGGAAGAGGAGTATCTAGCTCTCTGTCTCATCATGCTCGCTCGCGGCGGTTCTCCTGCTGCCGCCGCTGCCATCCCCACCGCCTCCAAGCCTGCTCTCTCGGACAACAACCCCGCCAAACTCACCTACAAATGCTCCGTCTGCAACAAGGCCTTCTCCTCTTACCAAGCCCTCGGCGGGCACAAGGCCAGCCACCGCAAATTAGCTGGCGCCGCCGAAGACCAGCCCACCTCCTCCAGCGTCACCACCACTTCTGCCTCCAACGGCGGAGGTAGGACCCACGAGTGCTCCATATGCCACAAAACTTTCCCGACAGGACAGGCCTTGGGAGGACACAAACGATGTCACTACGAAGGCAGCGGCGGTGGTAACGGTGGTAACAGCGCCGTAACCGCCTCCGAAGGTGTGGGGTCCACTCACACAGGAAGCCACCGCGACTTCGATCTGAACCTGCCGGCTTTTCCGGACTTTCCAACGAGGTTCTTGGCTGAAGAAGAGGTTTCCAGCCCCCACCCATCGAAGAAGCCCCGTCTGAATTTGACCATCCCGAAGATTGAAATCCCTCGGTGTTAA